A region from the Desulfitobacterium dehalogenans ATCC 51507 genome encodes:
- a CDS encoding uroporphyrinogen decarboxylase family protein, with translation MNRLQRLESALVGHTFGDTLCMPLVFGGAAFLTNVRLKEYLQNGEILAQCQLNSQRKFNYDAVFVYGDNCIEAEALGSRICFPENAYPYIEKYRLEDPKQLSELPDFNPLTDGRMPELLQAVKILKAEIGDNLPIVGVVLGPMSIASQLMGLERLLYLLLDSPCEFADMLSFTAEISLKSGLALLAQGAHISAVIDPSASQSILPSEMFVRYLLPHIRDIFSQFKSAGTLASWLMITGNSQGLLPYYRQCGVNIASIDYEVPLEEALKWGEDFLVAGNIKPYRFVNKTPQEIIREGKELINLAASSKRFILSSGCEIPLDTKPGNLAALINAVRDVG, from the coding sequence GTGAACAGGTTACAGAGGTTAGAGTCTGCTCTGGTAGGCCATACTTTTGGCGATACTCTTTGTATGCCGCTGGTATTTGGAGGGGCAGCTTTTTTAACGAATGTAAGATTAAAAGAGTATCTGCAAAATGGAGAAATTTTGGCGCAATGTCAGTTGAATTCACAGCGGAAATTCAACTATGATGCAGTTTTTGTCTATGGAGATAATTGTATCGAAGCAGAAGCTTTGGGATCAAGAATATGTTTTCCGGAAAATGCTTATCCCTATATTGAAAAATATAGACTGGAAGATCCAAAACAATTAAGCGAATTACCGGATTTTAACCCTTTAACAGATGGTAGGATGCCGGAGTTACTACAAGCCGTTAAAATTCTCAAGGCCGAAATAGGTGATAATCTGCCTATTGTGGGAGTCGTCTTGGGACCTATGAGTATTGCCAGTCAATTGATGGGATTGGAAAGACTCTTATATCTCTTGCTTGACTCGCCTTGTGAATTTGCAGACATGTTGAGCTTCACTGCCGAAATTTCTTTAAAATCTGGCTTGGCCTTACTTGCCCAGGGTGCTCATATCTCGGCAGTAATAGACCCTAGTGCATCTCAAAGCATTCTTCCCAGTGAGATGTTTGTCCGCTATCTATTACCCCATATTCGTGATATTTTTTCCCAATTCAAATCAGCGGGGACGCTGGCTTCCTGGTTAATGATAACGGGAAATAGCCAAGGGCTTTTGCCCTACTATCGCCAATGTGGAGTGAATATTGCCAGCATAGATTATGAGGTCCCGCTGGAAGAAGCATTGAAGTGGGGAGAAGACTTTTTGGTGGCCGGAAATATTAAACCCTACCGGTTTGTTAATAAAACCCCTCAGGAGATCATCCGTGAAGGTAAAGAGTTGATCAATTTGGCAGCCAGTAGCAAGCGGTTTATTTTAAGTTCCGGGTGTGAAATACCTTTGGATACAAAGCCGGGCAATCTTGCCGCATTAATTAATGCAGTAAGGGATGTGGGATAG